A region of the Leeuwenhoekiella sp. MAR_2009_132 genome:
TGCCCCGGTACCAAATTTATTAGCATTGGCGATCGCAACTAAAACACCTTGTTCTTTATAATGTTTACCATTAGCGTAAATTTCAACATCAAAAGGATAATCTGAATTTAAAAGGGTAGGTATAGCTTGTAAAAAATAGCCTAGTTTTCCACGTATTTCAGACTTTTCATAATTTTCTATCAATTTTGCATTAACACCTAAGTCAGCGATGTGCAAACAGGTAATTTTATCAATCTCTATAATATCAAGATTTATATACGTATTACCGAGCGCGATTCTGAGCTGATCTTGTAATTTTTCAGGAATATTAAAATTAGAAGCTAATCCGTTTGCAGAGCCCGAAGGCAGTAAACCTATTTTTAAATCTTTTGTTTTTAAAATTTCGGCCACTTCGCGTATAGTACCGTCACCGCCTGAAATGATTACCCTATCAATTTGATGTAATTCAATAAGTCTATTTATAGCCTCATTATCATCATCACCAGTGGTCTCATAGACTACAGGAGTATTCCCGTTATCGTTAACGTGATTTTTAAAAGCCTCAATTATGGGCTTTTTGTCTGTACCTCCCGCAATGGGATTAATGACAAGGAGAATGGTCTTTTGTGCTTTCATTAAGTAAATTTCGATTTAAAATTAGGTATTTTGAACACCTGAAAACGTTAACAAACTACCAATAGTGAAACTAGATTTACAATTATATAGAGGTTATGTAAATGAAGGTGAACTCATTGTTTTTGGACATGTGTTTAAATCCTGGGCTCCAGATAAATATCAGGTAGATCGTAAAGGTTTTAAACATGCCTTTTCTGTACTTCATATGTTTATAATTTCACCCTTAAAAGATGTTGAAGTACGACTTAAGTTTAAAAACCTTGACATTACAACGTTGACTATGCAGGACGGGTATTTTCGATTTACGGTTCCGTTTACCGATAGTCTGGAAAGTGGCTGGCACAAGTATGAAGTGAGTTGCAAACCCGAAGAAGCAACGTACGGAATTGTAGAGAAAGCAGATTTGCTAAAGCCTTTTGAAAGCGAACTAAGTATTATCTCAGATATAGACGATACTTTTTTGATTTCGCATAGCGGAAACCTATTTAAAAAACTCTATGTGATGCTGGCGCGTAATGTGAATAAAAGAAAAACTTTTGAAGACGTTGTTAAACATTATGACGCTTTAAGTAACAGCGGGCATAAGGCAGAGGGGCAAAGCAATTCTTTTTTTTATGTATCAAGTAGCGAATGGAATTTGTATGATTTTATCGTACAGTTTACAAAATTACAGCGGTTACCTAAAGCTGTAATAAAATTGAAAGATATCAAAACCGGGATCTCAGATTTCTTAACGACCGGAGGCGGAGATCACGATCACAAATTTGTAAAAATAAAGGATATAATTTCGTTTTATCCAAAACAGCAATACGTGCTTTTGGGTGACGACTCACAACAAGATGCATTTATATATGAGCGTATCTGTAAAACCTTTCCTAAGAATATTAAGGCTGTTTATTTAAGACAGACCAGACGCTCTAAAAAAGTAAAAGTACAAGAGGCACTCTCTAAAATGGAACGCCTGCAAGTAGCTACCTGTTATTTTAAAAAAAGTAACCAGGCTATTTCACATTCTAAAGAAGTGGGCATTATCAAAACTTGAAACTCACCAGGTTGTAAAAAAAAAGCCCGGAAGTAACGTGCTTCCGGGCTTTTATATAAATTAATAATCAGGTTAGTTAAACTCAAACGTTTCAATTTCTTTAAAAGGATCAAGTTCTAGCTTTTGCATTTCTGCTTTATAAGTTTTCCAGTCTTCATTAAAAAAGGTATTAACAGCAGCTAAAGCCTGAGTCAATTCTTCTTTTGCCTGAGTAACTAGAATATTTTCAGTCTTAGTTAAGCCGTTAGGCCTGCTTCCTACATAGCCACGAGCCGAATATATACGGTTGAGCACCGTGACTTCTTTATTTCTGGTAATTCCTTGTCTATCATCTTCCTTACCTAAAAATAATGCGATTTGAGCATCTATTTTTTTAGTAATAGCTTTAGAACTGTCAATCTGAACTTTGTATTTGGTTTTATCGAGTTTCTTTAAATCTGATATATAGTTATCTGCTATATTTTTACTTTCAACAAGTTGTTTTACAGCGTCTGCTGAAACCTGAATCATTTCTTCCAGATTCTTTTCAGCAGCATATATTTCATTTATTGCATTCGCCGAAATATCTAAACGAGGGTCACTTTTTACCGTGATGGTTTGACTATTTTCTAAGTCACCATAATTAAGCACCACTTTATAAGTTCCCGGTTTTACCGAAACTCCGCCAGATTCTGATGTACGCTTACGTAGTGTACGCGAAGGTCTGTCGCTGCCTTTCTCATCCATATACCAGCGCATGCTATACGTACCTGCACTATCTGGAGTTTTTGTTTTTAAAGTTCTAATAAGACGCTCACCATCGTAGATAGTTAGTGTGATGCTATCCCACTTTACAGCAGATTCAGAAATCTCTTCATCTTCAATATTCTCTTTTATATCTTCTTTTTTCTTTGCTTCGTCTTTTTTGGGTTTAAAAAAGTATTTTATCTGAGCGCCGCTGCTGCGGTTTTCTCCATTAAAGGTAGCATCTGCACCAAATCTACTTCCCATAGGTTGCTGTGAAGCGTTTTGATAGGCAACAGCAGGAGGGAAGATCTCAAGAGTAGGGGTTTCTGAGCTACTCATTTTAGCGATTAAGTCTTTATTGCTCGCCAGTGCGCGTAAGGGTTTAAGATCATCTAAAACCCAGATAGATCTACCAAAAGTTGCAATGGCAAGATCATCTTCACGCTCCTGAACTACCATATCTTTTACAGGAACAGTAGGGAAGCCGTTTGTCCATTTTTGCCAGTCTGTACCGGCATTCAAACTGATATACAAGCCATCATCTGTACCTAAAAACATTAGATTAGGTTCTTTTTTATCTTCTAATATAGAAAGTGTATAGCTACCTACATCGTCAACATCTACAATACTTTTCCAGGTTTTACCGTAGTCTGTAGTACGATACGCATACGGTTTGTAATCAAATCTTCGGTAATTATTTGCAACGAGCAGCGCCTCACCCTTTTTTGTAGCTGAAGCTTTAATCTGTGCAATCCAGCTGCCTTCTGGCAAGCCTTTTATATTTTTTGAAACATCGGTCCAGTTCTTACCACCATTTGTAGTAAAGAATACCTTACCATCGTCAGAACCGGTCCAGAGCATATCTTTTTCAACAGGAGAAGGCTCAATAACTAGAATTGTTGTGTGATTTTCGGCTCCTGTAGCATCCATAGTTAATCCGCCACTTTCGCTTTGTTTTTGTTTTTCGGGATTATTAGTGGTGAGATCTGGCGATATAACCTCCCAGGTTAATCCTTTATCTGTTGATTTATGTACAAATTGACTGCCAAAGTAAAGTGTGCTGTTGTCAAACGGATCGATATTAATTGCTGCATTCCAGTTAAAGCGTAGTTCTACTTCAGGATTCGGGTGTGTAGGTCGTACTGAATAATTGTTACCTGTAACCCAGTCGTATCTGCTCACAAAACCTTGCTGACTCATAGACCACCCGTATTGTGAATTGTCTCTATCGGGAACTACATCGAAGCCATCACCAAAAGAGATTTCCTGCCAGTAAGCGTTCCGTATTCCCTGATCTTTCCAAACATATGAGGGACCTCTCCAGCTTCCGTTATCCTGCATACCGCCATAAACGTTATAGGGGTATTCATTATCTACAGCAATATGGTAAAATTGACCCACTGGAATATTTTCAGCAAAGCGCCACGTTTTACCACCATCTCGTGTAATATTGAGTCCGCCGTCATTCCCGTCTATCATAAAATCAGGGTTTGTAGGATGTATATACCACGCATGATGATCTGGGTGAACACCATTTTCAACCCCATAGGCAGGCATAAGTTCTTTAAAGCTGGCACCACCATCTTCAGATACATTTATGTAGGTAAAAACGGTATACACTCTATTCTCATTATTAGGGGCGACGTAAATTTCTGCATAATAAAAAGGGCGATCTCCTATTTCATCTGTATTATCATTTACTTTTTTCCAGTTTTCACCACCATCTTCAGAACGGTATAAGGCATTCTTTTTAGATTCAATATATGCATAGACGATATTGGGTTTATTTGCGGCAATTGCAAGTCCCATACGACCTAGATCACCTTCCGGCAGCCCGTTTTTAGAAGTAATCTCTTTCCACGTATCACCACCGTCATAGGTAATATACAGGCCAGACCCGGGACCACCACTATTAAAAAACCAGGGGTCGCGCTTGTGTTGCCACATTGCAGCAATTAATTTATTTGGGTTTGTAGGATCCATTATAAGTTCACCAGCTCCAGTTTTAGAATCTACATAAAGAATTTTCTCCCAGCTTTTACCTCCGTCTTGCGTGCGGTACACACCGCGTTCTTCGTGTTCACCCCAAGGCGATCCTATTGCAGCGGCATAAACCACATCAGGATTTGTTGGGTTGATACGTACTCTATATATATGACGGGTATTTTCTAGCCCCATACATTTCCAGGTTTTACCACCGTCAAGTGTTTTGTAAACTCCAAAACCACCATTTAAACTATTACGGGGATTTCCTTCTCCTGTACCGGCCCAAACTACAGATGGATTAGATTGTTGAATTGCAACAGCGCCGATGGAAGCGGTTGCTTCGTTTTCAAAAACCGGTTTCCAGGTTACGCCGCCCGAGGTTGATTTCCAGATACCACCACTCGCAGCTCCTGCATAAATTATATCTGGGTTTGCAGTAACCGCATCTATTGATGTAATACGGCCACTCATTCCGGCAGGTCCTACGCTACGTAGTTTTATATTTTTGAGTAAATCGAGATTTACTTTTTGGGCAGATATTCCTAGTGACAATGCTAAAAAGGAGAGTAGTAGTGTTTTTTTCATAATTTAAAATAAGATGAATTTTTTTCTAAGTTAAGGAAAACTTAAAAATATTGATCTGATTTGCATTTTTAGGTCATCTTAACATAAAAAAAATACAATTAACAGAAGCTTATAAACCTGAACGTAAAAACTTGAGAAATTCATTATACTTTTGAGCAACTAAAATTTAAAACAACACTTATGAAAAAGATATTTTTAAGTATGGCAGTACTTGCTACTTTAGCTTTTACTTCTTGCAAAGACAATGAAAACAAAGAAGCTGATGAAGCTATGACCGAAGAGCAAATGGCTATGGAGGCTGAGGCAACTACTGAAGAAGAAATGCCAGAGCAACAAACTATCGCTACTATAGCAATGGGCAATGAGAACTTTACAACTCTTGTAACTGCTATACAAGCTGCAGAATTAGGAGAGACTCTAAATGGTGCTGGTCCTTTTACTGTTTTTGCTCCTACTAATGCTGCATTTGATAAATTACCTGCAGGTACATTAGAAGGTTTAACAAAACCTGAAAATAAAGAGAAATTAGCTGGTCTTTTAAAATACCACGTTGTTTCTGGGGAGTATATGGCTGCAGATGTAGTTAAAGCAATTAATGACAATAACGGAAGTTTTGTAATCAAAACTGTACAAGGTGGTGAGTTAACTGCTACTTTAGATGGTGAAAATGTTATTATTACTGACGCTAACGGAAACAAATCAAAAGTAGTTATGGCAGACGTAGATGCTTCAAATGGTGTGATACATGCTATTGATGCAGTTGTGATGCCAAAAATGTAAGACTTTTTATAAGTTCTTTATAAAACCCTTCAGCAATGAAGGGTTTTTTTGTTTTTAGTGTAATCTCGTTTAGTTTTAAACGTCTAAGCTTATTCTAAAATTGGCTAATTTTTAAGTCTAGCTTTTCTATTCTGGGCGTGGTCAAAAGTCTAAAATTCCGTAATTTTAAGTCGCTATGAAAAAACAAAATATACGTAAGGGATTTGTCTTTAAAACTTACGAAGCCCCCGAACAGTCGTTGTTTGATCAACTTTTTGAAATTTTTAAAGAGCTGATAACGCATACCTCGGGAGACTTTGATGAGGCAATGGACTGGCTTAAGGAATTGGATAAGGAATATAAATTAACTAATGAGGACTATACATTAGATGATTTTGTGCAGGAACTTAAAGATAAAGGCTATCTCAAAGAAGAACTAGAACCTGACGGGAAGGGTTCTTTATCAATTACTGCTAAAACAGAGCAGGCAATACGACAACGTGCTTTAGATCAAATTTTCGGTAAGCTTAAACGTGGTGGTTTAGGAAACCATAAAACCAATAGAGTAGGTAGTGGCGATGAGCATACTGGTGAAACCCGGGAATATCGTTTTGGTGATGGTCTTGAACGTGTCTCGATGACCGAAAGTCTCAAAAATGCTCAGATCAATAATGGTATGGGTAATTTTGATTTAACCGAAAGAGATCTTATTGTTGAAGAAACTCAGCATAAAGCGCAAATGAGTACAGTGCTTATGATAGATATCAGTCACAGTATGATTTTGTATGGCGAAGATCGCATTACACCTGCTAAAAAAGTAGCGATGGCTCTCGCCGAATTGATAACAACCCGTTATCCTAAAGATACCATAGATATCATTGTATTTGGTAATGACTCCTGGCCTATTAAAATTAAAGATCTACCGTATTTGCAGGTAGGGCCATACCACACCAATACCGTTGCCGGCTTGCAACTTGCTATGGATATTTTGCGTCGTAAACGTAATACCAATAAGCAGATTTTCATGATAACAGATGGTAAGCCTAGTTGTATACGAGAAGCAGACGGTCGTTATTATAAGAACAGTGTGGGCTTAGATGAATATATAGTAAATAAGTGTTACAGCCAGGCCAGTCAGGCGCGTAAACTTAAAATACCTATAACCACATTTATGATTGCACAAGACCCGTATCTGATGCATTTTGTACGCCAGTTTACTGAAGCTAATCAAGGAAAAGCATTTTACACAGGCCTCAAAGGACTGGGAGAAATGATTTTTGAAGATTATGAAACTAATAGAAAAAAGAAAATACGCTAGAAAAAGAAAATAAAGAAAAGACTATGAGCAAACCAGCTATTAAAACATTAGGTGAGTTAAAAAAAGCAAACTATGCCAGTCGTGGTATTAAAGATGAGCTTCGTCAAAATTTACTTAAAAATATTAAGGAAGGAAAAAACTCTTTTGAAGGTATACATGGTTATGAATATACGGTAATACCAGAATTAGAGCGCGCAATTCTTTCCAAGCACAATATTAATTTATTGGGTTTAAGAGGGCAGGCAAAAACACGTCTTGCACGTTTAATGGTTCAACTGTTGGATGAGTGGGTACCTGTTGTTGAAGGTTCAGAATTAAATGATGATCCGTTTAATCCCTTATCGCGTTATGCTAAAGAATTAATTAGTGAAAAAGGAGACGATACACCAGTAGACTGGCTTCATAGAGATGATCGTTTTGCTGAAAAATTAGCAACTCCAGATGTTACCGTAGCAGATTTAATTGGGGATGTAGATCCTATTAAAGCTGCTAATTTAAAACTGAGTTATGCAGATGACCGCGTGATTCACTTTGGGATGATCCCTCGTGCAAACCGCTGCATTTTTGTTATTAATGAGTTACCAGATTTACAGGCTCGTATTCAGGTAGCCTTGTTTAATATTTTACAGGAAGGAGATATACAGATTCGTGGTTTTAAATTGCGTTTGCCTTTAGATCTTCAGTTTGTATTTACTGCAAATCCTGAAGATTATACAAATAGAGGAAGTATTGTAACCCCTTTAAAAGATCGAATAGGTTCTCAAATTCTTACACATTATCCTGAAACAATAGAAATAGCGCGCACCATAACGCAGCAAGAAGCACGCAGAGATGGTCGTAATGAGGAGCAGATTTATGTGCCTTCACTAGCAAAAGATCTTTTAGAGCAAATAAGCTTTGAGGCTCGTGATAGTGAATATATAGATGTTAAAAGTGGTGTAAGTGCACGCATGAGTATTACCGCTTATGAAAATCTTCTAAGTACTGCAGAACGCAGAGCGTTACTGGCAGGCGAGGAGAACACTACTGTACGTCTGGGAGATTTTATGGGAATGATACCTGCAATCACCGGTAAGGTAGAGTTAGTTTACGAAGGAGAGCAGGAGGGAGCAGCTTCTGTTGCACATACCTTAATAGGAGATGCGATAAAGACTTTATTTATTAGTTATTTCCCCGAAATTAAAAAGCTCGAAAAACAGAATGAAAATAATCCTTATGACCCTATTATAGCGTGGTTTTTTGACCAAACCGATTTTGAATTGCTTGACGATTTAAATGAAGCGGAATATAAAAAGATGCTAGATGATGTTGCGCCTTTGCAAACCCTTATCAATACGTATCAGGCAGATCTTGATAAAAAAGATCAGTACTTTATGAAAGAGTTTATTCTTTGGGCACTGGTAGAGTTTAAGAAATTAAGCAAATACCGTATGTCTGAAGGGATGCGTTTTAAAGATTTATATGGTAGTTATATAAACGGTCTTTAGACTTATGAAAACTTAAAATTAAAAACCCCGCTAAATTTATTTAGCGGGGTTTTTTTATGAGATAATAGAAGTACTTCTGAAATCGAAGACTCAAATGGATTTGTGTATTACTTTAAGATGGTAAACTCACTTCTTCGGTTTACATCCTGTTGAGCATCTGTACAATTCATAGAATTACAATCGTTTATCAAATCGGTTTCTCCATAACCTTTAGCGGTCAAACGACTTTCATTAATACCCTGAGAAATTAAATAGGCTACTGTAGCCTGTGCTCGACGCTCAGACAACTGTAAGTTATAACCATCAGAACCCTTGCTATCTGTATGCGATGCAACTTCAATATTCATATTAGGATATTTTTGCATTACCTCAACGAGTTTATTTAAGATTTTAGCAGCATCAGGACGAATAGTTGCCTTGTCAAAATCAAAAAATATTTTCTCAAGATTTATCTGTGTTGTTTGATTACGTTTATTAAAAACAATTAAACTGTCTGAGTCTGCATATGCAAGCATCTCTAATTTAATAACCGTTTTAGTAAGTGGCGAATATTCAATTTTTACTTCCTTTTCGGTAGGAACATAAAGTTCTTTATTGGCTTTAAATTTATATGAACTGTTAGGGCGAACATCAAATTTGAAGCTTCCATCTTCAGCAGAACGGGTTTTAGTAATGGTACCGGTTTTAGTATTAAACATCGTTACCTCTGCGCTTGGAATAGGCTTTAAGGTAGTCTTATCATCTACATTTCCTAAGACCACATAATCTACGTTAGGATAGATTTCTAAGGCATATAATTTGTCTTTTCCGGTTCGATTAGAAGAGAAAAATCCAGAGCCATAGCCCTCTTTTAAAATAAGAGCAAAATCATCTGCATTTGAATTTATGGATGAGCCCAGATTGAATGCTTCTTGAAAATCACCAGACTCCCAGTCGCTTCGGTAAACATCTAGACCACCCAGACCTTCTACGCGATTACTGGCAAAATACAGGTTGCCCGATTCTGATACAAATGGAAACTGCTCTAATTTATCTGTATTTATCTGAGGCCCTAAATTTACAGGATTGCTTATACTGCCATCGGGATTTATTTCTGCCTTATATATATCAAAATTACCAAAACCACCAGGCATATCACTAGCAAAATATAGTGTGCTGCCATCTGAGCTAAGTGCAGGATGGGTTATTGAATATAACGGGTTATTTATTTCAATAGGTTTTACATTAGACCACTGTGTACCTACCAGCTCTGCACTATAAATTTGTAAAACACCCACTTTACTTTTGTCTATTCTACTTAATTGTGAGCTGGTACGTGTAAAATACATACGTTTACCATCTGCCGTAAATACTGCATTACTCTCGTGCGTATCTGTATTTATTGCTCCCGGAAACAAACCTTCATCAGTTATCGTACTTCCCGAAACTTTAGCATAATACAAATCTAGAAAGGGTTTTCCGGTCCAGGCATAAAGCGGTCGTTCTGCATTACGATTTGAAGCAAATACGATTTGTCTGTCAAAATAAGCGGCTCCAAAATCGTCATAAGCAGAAGCAGCATCTAAAACCGTAGGCATAAAATACTGTGGAAGTTTAAGATCGTTAGCTTCAGTGGTTTCTAATATAGAAATTGCTTCACCTGTATAAGTAGATAACAATTCATTTGCCTTGTCATAATCTTTGTTGCGTTTTGCGGCATCTGCATATCTAAAATAGGTACTTAGGCTTTGATTAGGATTTAGCATCCACGCTTTTTCATAAGTGGCAGAAGCGTTTTGAGCATCTGCAGTGTAATAATAAGCGTCAGCTAATTTTAAGGTAGCTGTAGAATCTAAAGTTTCTTCTGTCTCATAAGCTTGTATTGCTTCGGCGTATGCCTGATTAGCAAAAAGCTTATTGGCCTCTTTTAATGTTTTGCTTTGTGAAAATCCCACTTGAAAAACAATCAGCAGAATACATAGAATGGTATAAGTTTTCATAGTTATAATACTGTAAATTAAAAGAAGCGAGGAGATTTAAGATAAGATGGTAATTTGCTTAACAGGTCAAAATCAAAGAGAACCATAACTTCGTGGCTTCCGTTATTGTACGCTCCTAAATTTGATGTGGTATAATCATAGGCATAGCCTACGCGAACACCTGGTGTTACCTCAAAATTTAGCATTCCGGTTACGGCATCATCAATGCGGTAGCCTATACCTGCCTCAAAACGTTGATAAAAACGCACATTGGCATTAACATCAATACTTACCGGAGCGCCATTTACCCATCTCGCCATAAATGAAGGTTTAATCTGAAAGTCTGAAGACGGTTCAAATACATAACCACCGGTAAAAAAGAAATGTGTGTTTTCACTTCCCAGACGCTGAACGCCATTTTGATCTTCAAGATGTTGAGAAGCTACAAGATTAGGTGCAGAAAGTCCTAAATAATATTTTTCTGAAAAATAATAAGCTCCAATTCCTATTGTAGGATATGTGCGGTTTATATTCTGATCAAAAGAAGGGTCTGTTGCAGGACCACCGCTGCCTAGTTGAAGTCTGCTAAAGTCTGTACTAAAAAACGAAGCTCCGGCTTTAATACCTAAGGCAAGTGTAGCATTTTCCTGTACGGGTAATTTATAAGCAAAATCTGCATTTAAATTAGTTTCCTGTACTACATCGCCTATTTCATCGTGAACAATATTTAAACCCAGCTCTACTTTATCAGAGACGGGTAAATGGCCAAAAAAGCTGGCAGTTGTGGGAGCACCATCTATACTTACCCACTGTGCTCTGTAAATGCCACCTATTTTAGCTTTATTTACAGATGAATAAGCCGGGTTAATCACGCTCATATTATACATATACTGCGTGTATTCTGGGTCTTGTTGTGCAAACATACTTGTGCAAAAAAGGACAAGCACTGCAAAAAACGTGAATTTTGAAGTTGAAGTTTTCATTGAGATCATCCTTTTATCTGTTTAGGTAAACTTTACCTTGTTTAGAATTTGTTTGGCCATTGTTGTAATTGATAATGTAGAAATAGGTACCGTTAGGAAGTGTGTTTCCTCCTAAGCGGTTTTGATTTGCCTGTCCGTTCCAGAAGCCTGAAGAGGCATTACCTTTAAACACGACATTACCGTTACGGTTAAATATCTCAATAGTATAATTTGGGTAAATAATATCTATATTTTTCATTTCAAACAGATCATTTATTCCATCGCCGTTAGGAGAGAAACCATCTGGTATAAATACCGAATCACAACCTGTTAAATCTGCTGTTACAGCTAATCGTTGTGAACTTTCACAACCTGAAGAACTGTTTTGAGCAGCAAGATAGTAGGTTGTATTTGCAGATAAAGCGGTAGTTGAACTTACAAGAGAGCCGCCGGTTGCAGCATCGTAAACTAAGACGTCAAAACTTGAGCTCGCATTCGCTAAAAGATCAGCTACGGTAGGATCGTCGTTTACGCAAAACACATTTCCTGATGCAGTAAGTGATGGGGTAGTAGGATCTTCAAGGGCTATTACAGCAGGATTAGCAGTTACATTTGAAGCACTACACAATGTTGTAAAATTTTGAATATCTATAATTTCTATGGTAGTAACGCCTGCACTTATCAGTACTGAAGAATCTATAGACAAGGTCGCAGCGCCTGCTGTGAAAGGCAATGTAGCAGTTACAGACTGTACTGTGTTAGCTCCACTAAGCGCATAGGTAACTAAATAATCTGCATCTACTAATGCTGAAGCACCGCTTATTAATACAGATACCGGTTCTCCAAAACATACATCAGTACCGGTTACTACAACACCGGTAGCGTCTGGTAAATCGTATATTTCAAAATCATCACTCACAGCTAAAGTACCAGAAGCACAATTTGATGCGCTTGTAACCTGTGTAATATCTATGGTTGTAATCCCTGTTTGTGTTAAAGCAGTAGCTGGTATTTCAAATAATCCGGTTCCGTTAGTTACAGTTACGGTTGCCGAAAGACCTGAGGCTGTGTTCGTGCCAGACAAATCATAAGTTACTGTATACGTGCCATCAGTAAGATCTGCTGCATTTGCAATACTAACTAATCCTGGTTCATTTACACATATATCTGAAGCTGTCACGCTTTCATCAGCAAGTTCTGGAATAGGATTCACCTCAAAAGATGTAGTTAAACTTGTATCGTTAATACAGGTGGACGCTGTGCTTGTAATTGACTTAATAGTCAAAGTAGTTGTTCCTGCATTAGCTAAGGTTAGAGCATCAAGAGATAAAGATGCACTTCCTCCTAGGAATGTGATTGTAGCCGTTTGAGAGAACATATTTGCTCCGGTTAACTCATATTCAATTTCATAAGTACCATCTGTAAGATCTGAATTTGTAAAAAGAATATCTGAGCCTTCTCCTAAACATACCGAAGCTACACTAACTGTTGTATTTGTAAGTGTAGGAACGGGTAAGGTTTCAAAATTTTGAGAAATCGGTAAACCTGTTGCTGCACAGTTTAAAGTAGCAGTAGCTAAACTTAAAATTGTGATTGTATTAGTTCCTGCGTTAGTAAGTGATGTTTCGGCAATTGCTAAGATTGCCACACCAGCAGTAAAGGTCACATTAGCATTGGTCTGTGCCAGCGTATTAGCACCGCTAATTGTATAGCTTAACGTATAACTACCATCCTGAACAGCAGTTGGAGCAACATTTATCGTAAGAGTAGCTTCCTTGTCTTCACAAACATCAACTACCGTAAGTACTGCATTGGTTAGATCTGGTATAGGAGTAATATTAAAGTCGGCTGCTGGCATTGTTAAGTTATCTGCTTCACACGCCGTTAATGAATTTGCAATTGAAGTCAGCGTGAGGTTAGAGTT
Encoded here:
- a CDS encoding type IX secretion system membrane protein PorP/SprF, which produces MKTSTSKFTFFAVLVLFCTSMFAQQDPEYTQYMYNMSVINPAYSSVNKAKIGGIYRAQWVSIDGAPTTASFFGHLPVSDKVELGLNIVHDEIGDVVQETNLNADFAYKLPVQENATLALGIKAGASFFSTDFSRLQLGSGGPATDPSFDQNINRTYPTIGIGAYYFSEKYYLGLSAPNLVASQHLEDQNGVQRLGSENTHFFFTGGYVFEPSSDFQIKPSFMARWVNGAPVSIDVNANVRFYQRFEAGIGYRIDDAVTGMLNFEVTPGVRVGYAYDYTTSNLGAYNNGSHEVMVLFDFDLLSKLPSYLKSPRFF
- a CDS encoding gliding motility-associated C-terminal domain-containing protein, with translation MHKKITFLGKAIMLSFLFISFGFSTSTYAQCAGEDATLSSCNKETNQFLDLFAALGGSPTPGGTWTDNDNTGGLNEMTGELNTWQISSGGSFTYTYTNPNCSESATVTLTLAGFPGQSNMNAVACDDNSSVNLFQFTGGSPAATTPGNWTLIAVSNERGDDVASASNSLSGRNFDASQAGKGTYTFRYTITDQPAIDCQTSSANPSPISSMVRLEVSPAPDSGNLDPNVKTIFCETDDLSGFRNYNLRTAIINEDDGGFWTENKTGEITSATDSFINIERIRDTYGVGTYSFTYTVEPVNQICNESEITVNIVIEQVADFRNAILEFSFPAEDEDVICVDTLPITPIVTITGAIADIPNGNYEMTYSVSPSPNAGTETVVVTMTDGVGTFNANTGFFTGVGVAELVIESIKDPNTFGECITYLGDLRDTLTIVGLPDLSDALLEVDQPLCLEENGTFTISDAGSTSELELIDGNYSFTYTLANSTTSMNYTQTADVLGGTATITLPATALLTADDYTITLTNATNYAGCSSDVTITSTFTVSPKPDAQTLSVSVTDACENETVTVTITDTATTANLTDGTYDFTYDLTGAITLTNQSATGVVVTNGKGSFILPATILANGNSNLTLTSIANSLTACEADNLTMPAADFNITPIPDLTNAVLTVVDVCEDKEATLTINVAPTAVQDGSYTLSYTISGANTLAQTNANVTFTAGVAILAIAETSLTNAGTNTITILSLATATLNCAATGLPISQNFETLPVPTLTNTTVSVASVCLGEGSDILFTNSDLTDGTYEIEYELTGANMFSQTATITFLGGSASLSLDALTLANAGTTTLTIKSITSTASTCINDTSLTTSFEVNPIPELADESVTASDICVNEPGLVSIANAADLTDGTYTVTYDLSGTNTASGLSATVTVTNGTGLFEIPATALTQTGITTIDITQVTSASNCASGTLAVSDDFEIYDLPDATGVVVTGTDVCFGEPVSVLISGASALVDADYLVTYALSGANTVQSVTATLPFTAGAATLSIDSSVLISAGVTTIEIIDIQNFTTLCSASNVTANPAVIALEDPTTPSLTASGNVFCVNDDPTVADLLANASSSFDVLVYDAATGGSLVSSTTALSANTTYYLAAQNSSSGCESSQRLAVTADLTGCDSVFIPDGFSPNGDGINDLFEMKNIDIIYPNYTIEIFNRNGNVVFKGNASSGFWNGQANQNRLGGNTLPNGTYFYIINYNNGQTNSKQGKVYLNR
- a CDS encoding OmpA family protein, with protein sequence MKTYTILCILLIVFQVGFSQSKTLKEANKLFANQAYAEAIQAYETEETLDSTATLKLADAYYYTADAQNASATYEKAWMLNPNQSLSTYFRYADAAKRNKDYDKANELLSTYTGEAISILETTEANDLKLPQYFMPTVLDAASAYDDFGAAYFDRQIVFASNRNAERPLYAWTGKPFLDLYYAKVSGSTITDEGLFPGAINTDTHESNAVFTADGKRMYFTRTSSQLSRIDKSKVGVLQIYSAELVGTQWSNVKPIEINNPLYSITHPALSSDGSTLYFASDMPGGFGNFDIYKAEINPDGSISNPVNLGPQINTDKLEQFPFVSESGNLYFASNRVEGLGGLDVYRSDWESGDFQEAFNLGSSINSNADDFALILKEGYGSGFFSSNRTGKDKLYALEIYPNVDYVVLGNVDDKTTLKPIPSAEVTMFNTKTGTITKTRSAEDGSFKFDVRPNSSYKFKANKELYVPTEKEVKIEYSPLTKTVIKLEMLAYADSDSLIVFNKRNQTTQINLEKIFFDFDKATIRPDAAKILNKLVEVMQKYPNMNIEVASHTDSKGSDGYNLQLSERRAQATVAYLISQGINESRLTAKGYGETDLINDCNSMNCTDAQQDVNRRSEFTILK